In Myxococcus stipitatus, the following are encoded in one genomic region:
- a CDS encoding AraC family transcriptional regulator: MGRVANPLFAEELFDRVPDIVFSVKDIQGRYVCISEACAERCGLKNKAAAVGRTAHELFPQHMADRYVRQDAKVFRTGRPLVDNLDLTLFNNRKPGWCLTSKVPLFNASGEVMGLACLSKDVHEPGRAGLVDERFAATIDHIQASYGERLRIDALARQAGMSAAQFERRMRRIFQLSAGQFIMKTRIDAAAERLVEDSQPIAAIALAVGFCDQSALSRQFKQVTGLSPRQYRQLVLETPGPLATRRKQAR, from the coding sequence ATGGGTCGCGTGGCGAATCCGCTGTTCGCGGAGGAGCTGTTCGACCGGGTGCCGGACATCGTGTTCTCGGTGAAGGACATCCAGGGCCGCTACGTGTGTATCAGCGAGGCGTGCGCGGAGCGGTGCGGGCTGAAGAACAAGGCGGCGGCGGTGGGGCGCACGGCGCACGAGCTGTTTCCGCAGCACATGGCGGACCGGTACGTGAGACAGGACGCGAAGGTGTTTCGGACGGGGCGCCCGCTCGTCGACAACCTGGACCTGACGTTGTTCAACAACCGCAAGCCGGGCTGGTGCCTGACGAGCAAGGTGCCGTTGTTCAACGCGTCCGGAGAGGTGATGGGGCTGGCGTGCCTGTCGAAGGACGTGCATGAGCCGGGGCGCGCGGGGTTGGTGGACGAGCGCTTCGCGGCGACCATCGACCACATCCAGGCGAGCTATGGCGAGCGGCTGCGCATCGACGCGTTGGCGCGTCAGGCGGGGATGTCCGCGGCGCAGTTCGAGCGGCGAATGCGGCGCATCTTCCAGCTGTCGGCGGGGCAGTTCATCATGAAGACTCGCATCGACGCGGCGGCGGAGCGGTTGGTGGAGGATTCACAGCCCATCGCGGCCATCGCGTTGGCGGTGGGCTTCTGCGACCAGAGCGCGCTGTCGCGGCAGTTCAAGCAGGTGACAGGGTTGAGTCCGCGGCAGTACCGGCAGCTCGTCCTGGAGACCCCGGGTCCGCTGGCCACTCGACGGAAGCAGGCGCGCTGA
- a CDS encoding M9 family metallopeptidase, translating into MHSPITDACRCHSVLAVCLTLFALGADARPNGPPPSESPRRTHALEKSHAHERLQPDERAPHVSPEQLREALTPPAPRRAALAAACDTAAFGSASGNALVTLVKGSTDECVNTLFSVTGTLARQVFIESKMVTIANALYTSAGSYPGNNSTQTLQLILFLRAGYYVQYYNPDVVGAYGTALRNAIRPALNAFVANSHFRDVNDDHGAVLGEFVILIDSSSENAQHLGTFKGLLDRFNATGLSYWYMRNATNNAFTGLFRGHYNADFVAAIQADSSIIDSLESFGLRHESLLGTDNQFLVVNAAREMARFLQYTGAVQTKTRPKVKALITNHSMTGPTAGVWVGAAEMADYYDNANCSYYGICDFRRALEQAVLVSSYSCGATLRMRAQDMTATQFTQSCGALATQESYFHDKLKTNRLPVASDNNTSLEMVIFNSSTDYQTYAGALFGIDTNNGGMYLEGDPAAAGNQARFIAYEAEWVRPTFKIWNLEHEYVHYLDGRFDMKGGFGDSVSQPTIWWIEGLAEYISKKNDNADAVQLGTSKAFQLSQILRNDYNSGTERVYYWGYLAVRFMFERQATQVNTFVGQFRAGNYTGYRQSLDALGTSRDAEFHTWIDCVSTATDPSTCGSTDPGPGPGTGTPCTDPNPQVLGNGCYRGPFASTDAQYFYLWVPAGARNLRFQTSGGTGNADLYVRAVSWPTTTTYDYRPYLAGNDETVDIPSPRAGNYFHVMVKARAPYTGVKLEARFDAAP; encoded by the coding sequence ATGCACAGTCCAATCACGGATGCGTGTCGCTGTCATAGTGTCCTCGCCGTCTGTCTCACGCTGTTCGCGCTGGGAGCGGACGCCCGCCCCAACGGCCCCCCTCCCTCCGAGTCCCCACGCCGCACCCACGCCCTGGAGAAGTCGCACGCGCACGAGCGCCTCCAGCCGGATGAACGAGCACCCCACGTCTCCCCCGAGCAGCTCCGCGAAGCGCTGACCCCTCCAGCGCCTCGCCGCGCCGCGCTCGCGGCCGCCTGTGACACCGCCGCCTTCGGCTCCGCCAGCGGCAACGCGCTCGTCACCCTGGTGAAGGGCTCCACGGACGAGTGCGTCAACACGCTGTTCAGTGTGACGGGCACCCTGGCCCGCCAGGTGTTCATCGAGAGCAAGATGGTCACCATCGCCAACGCGCTCTACACGAGCGCGGGAAGTTATCCGGGGAACAACAGCACCCAGACGCTACAGCTCATCCTGTTCCTCCGGGCGGGATACTACGTGCAGTACTACAACCCGGACGTGGTGGGCGCCTACGGCACCGCGCTGCGCAACGCCATCCGCCCGGCCCTCAACGCCTTCGTCGCCAACAGCCACTTCCGGGATGTCAATGATGACCACGGCGCGGTGCTGGGCGAGTTCGTCATCCTCATCGACAGCTCCAGCGAGAACGCGCAGCACCTGGGCACCTTCAAGGGGCTGCTGGACCGCTTCAACGCCACGGGCCTGTCGTACTGGTACATGCGCAACGCCACCAACAACGCCTTCACCGGCCTGTTCCGCGGCCACTACAACGCCGACTTCGTGGCGGCCATCCAGGCCGACTCGTCCATCATCGACTCGCTGGAGTCGTTCGGCCTGCGCCATGAGAGCCTGCTGGGCACCGACAACCAGTTCCTCGTGGTCAACGCGGCGCGGGAGATGGCGCGCTTCCTCCAGTACACCGGCGCGGTGCAGACCAAGACGCGCCCCAAGGTGAAGGCGCTCATTACCAACCACTCCATGACGGGCCCCACCGCGGGCGTCTGGGTGGGCGCGGCGGAGATGGCCGACTACTACGACAACGCCAACTGCTCGTACTACGGCATCTGTGACTTCCGCCGCGCGCTCGAGCAGGCGGTGCTCGTCTCGTCGTACAGCTGCGGCGCCACGCTGCGCATGCGGGCGCAGGACATGACGGCCACACAGTTCACCCAGAGCTGCGGCGCGCTGGCCACGCAGGAGTCCTACTTCCACGACAAGCTGAAGACGAACCGCCTGCCGGTGGCCAGCGACAACAACACGTCCCTGGAGATGGTCATCTTCAACAGCAGCACGGACTACCAGACGTACGCCGGGGCGCTGTTCGGCATCGACACCAACAACGGCGGCATGTACCTGGAAGGCGACCCGGCCGCGGCGGGCAACCAGGCGCGCTTCATCGCGTACGAGGCCGAGTGGGTGCGGCCCACGTTCAAGATCTGGAACCTGGAGCACGAGTACGTCCACTACCTGGACGGCCGCTTCGACATGAAGGGGGGCTTTGGCGACAGCGTCAGCCAGCCCACCATCTGGTGGATTGAGGGCCTGGCCGAGTACATCTCCAAGAAGAACGACAACGCGGACGCGGTGCAGCTGGGCACGAGCAAGGCCTTCCAGCTCAGCCAGATTCTGCGCAACGACTACAACAGCGGCACCGAGCGCGTGTACTACTGGGGCTACCTGGCGGTGCGCTTCATGTTCGAGCGTCAGGCCACCCAGGTGAACACCTTCGTGGGCCAGTTCCGCGCGGGCAACTACACCGGGTACCGTCAGTCGCTGGACGCGCTGGGCACGTCGCGCGACGCGGAGTTCCACACGTGGATTGACTGCGTCTCCACCGCGACGGACCCGAGCACGTGCGGCAGCACCGACCCCGGTCCGGGCCCTGGCACGGGCACGCCCTGCACGGACCCCAACCCGCAGGTGCTGGGCAATGGCTGCTACCGCGGCCCGTTCGCCTCGACGGACGCGCAGTACTTCTACCTCTGGGTGCCCGCGGGCGCGCGCAACCTGCGCTTCCAGACGAGCGGCGGCACGGGCAACGCGGACCTCTACGTCCGCGCGGTGTCCTGGCCCACCACGACGACGTACGACTACCGGCCGTACCTGGCGGGCAATGACGAGACGGTGGACATCCCGTCGCCCCGCGCCGGCAACTACTTCCACGTCATGGTCAAGGCGCGCGCGCCGTACACGGGCGTGAAGCTGGAGGCCCGCTTCGACGCGGCCCCGTAA
- a CDS encoding aldehyde dehydrogenase (NADP(+)): MSGLGLSLIGAGRGEPGGPTFTGWNPAEGVALEPRYHAARPEEVARACMLAEAAAPSFAALSSRQRAVFLEHIAEALLAAEADFLAVTPKETGLPVARIQGELGRAAGQFRQFAKLLEEGSWVDARIDRAMPERKPLPRADLRSMLRAVGPVAVFGASNFPLAFSVAGGDTASALAAGCPVVAKAHPAHPATSERAALAIRAAVAACGLHEGVFSLLFDAGTEVGAALVRHPAIRAVGFTGSRGGGQALMALAAARPVPIPVFAEMGSINPIFLLPSALAARPQAMADALAASILQGAGQFCTSPGLLVAVEGPGYEAFRERLVEKLGAAPAAPMLTASIAERFREGVGRLAARSDTRTWVKGESQAARGAAALFESEAAHVLAEHALSEEVFGSCAVLTRARDVAEFLRVASRLEGQLTATVMMDAGDAPLAADLLPTLTDRAGRVLMNGVPTGVEVCPSMVHGGPFPASSDGRFTAVGTGAIRRFVRPVCFQDVPDSLLPPELRAENPLNLWRTVDGVLKRE; this comes from the coding sequence ATGAGCGGGTTGGGACTGTCCTTGATTGGCGCCGGACGTGGCGAGCCCGGTGGGCCGACCTTCACCGGCTGGAATCCGGCCGAGGGCGTGGCGTTGGAGCCGCGCTATCACGCGGCGCGGCCCGAGGAAGTGGCGCGGGCCTGCATGCTCGCGGAGGCCGCCGCGCCCTCGTTCGCGGCGCTGTCCTCGCGCCAGCGCGCCGTGTTCCTGGAGCACATCGCGGAGGCGCTCCTCGCGGCCGAGGCCGACTTCCTCGCGGTGACGCCGAAGGAGACGGGGCTGCCCGTCGCCCGCATCCAGGGCGAGCTGGGCCGCGCGGCGGGACAGTTCCGTCAGTTCGCGAAGCTGCTCGAGGAGGGGAGCTGGGTGGACGCGCGCATCGACCGCGCGATGCCCGAGCGCAAGCCCCTGCCTCGCGCGGACCTGCGCTCCATGCTGCGCGCCGTGGGCCCGGTGGCCGTGTTCGGCGCGAGCAACTTCCCGCTCGCGTTCTCCGTGGCCGGTGGTGACACCGCGTCCGCGCTGGCCGCCGGTTGTCCCGTCGTGGCCAAGGCCCATCCCGCGCACCCGGCGACCTCGGAGCGCGCGGCGCTGGCCATCCGCGCCGCCGTGGCCGCGTGTGGACTGCACGAGGGGGTGTTCTCCCTCCTGTTCGACGCGGGCACCGAGGTGGGCGCCGCGCTCGTGCGCCACCCCGCCATCCGCGCCGTGGGCTTCACGGGCTCGCGGGGTGGAGGTCAGGCGTTGATGGCGCTGGCCGCCGCTCGTCCCGTCCCCATCCCGGTCTTCGCGGAGATGGGCTCCATCAACCCCATCTTCCTCCTGCCCTCCGCGTTGGCCGCGCGTCCGCAGGCGATGGCGGATGCCCTCGCGGCGTCCATCCTCCAGGGCGCGGGACAGTTCTGCACCTCGCCCGGGTTGCTCGTGGCCGTGGAGGGCCCGGGGTATGAGGCGTTCCGGGAGCGGCTGGTGGAGAAGCTTGGCGCCGCGCCCGCGGCCCCCATGTTGACCGCGTCCATCGCGGAGCGCTTCCGCGAGGGTGTGGGACGTCTCGCCGCGCGCTCGGACACCCGCACGTGGGTGAAGGGCGAATCGCAGGCCGCGCGCGGGGCCGCTGCGCTGTTCGAGTCGGAGGCCGCTCACGTCCTCGCCGAGCACGCGCTCTCCGAGGAGGTGTTCGGAAGCTGCGCGGTGCTGACGCGGGCTCGTGATGTCGCGGAGTTCCTGCGGGTGGCCTCGCGGCTGGAGGGACAGCTCACCGCGACGGTGATGATGGACGCGGGGGACGCGCCGCTGGCGGCCGACTTGTTGCCCACGCTGACGGACCGGGCGGGGCGCGTGTTGATGAACGGCGTCCCGACGGGCGTGGAGGTCTGTCCGTCGATGGTGCATGGAGGTCCCTTCCCCGCGAGCTCCGATGGGCGCTTCACCGCGGTGGGCACGGGCGCCATCCGGCGCTTCGTGCGGCCCGTGTGCTTCCAGGACGTGCCGGACTCACTGCTCCCACCCGAGCTGCGCGCCGAGAACCCGCTGAACCTGTGGCGCACGGTGGATGGCGTGCTGAAGCGGGAGTGA
- a CDS encoding dihydrodipicolinate synthase family protein, with translation MSIWTGVLPAITTPFNADLSIDHGAVRSHVRWLVSQGCTGIIPCGSLGEGATLTSAEKADLMRTCVEAVKAPVVPGIAALSTDEAVRLARAAEDAGCAGLMVLPPYVYSSDWREMKAHMSAVLRATKLPCLLYNNPVAYKTDFTPAQLAELAAEHDNAVAVKESSTDARRVTGIRALLGDRLALGVGVDDCLVEGVEAGARFWVAGLVNAFPAESVRLLELSLAGKKKEAFELYRWFLPLLRLDTVPKFVQLIKLVQQEVGWGHERVRGPRMELVGAEREECLRVLREALANRPSL, from the coding sequence ATGAGCATCTGGACCGGTGTCCTCCCCGCCATCACCACTCCCTTCAACGCGGACCTGTCCATCGACCACGGCGCGGTGCGCTCGCACGTGCGCTGGCTGGTGTCCCAGGGCTGTACCGGCATCATCCCCTGCGGCTCGCTGGGCGAGGGCGCCACGCTGACCTCGGCCGAGAAGGCTGACCTGATGCGCACCTGTGTGGAGGCGGTGAAGGCGCCCGTCGTCCCTGGTATCGCCGCGCTCTCCACGGACGAGGCCGTACGTCTGGCCCGCGCCGCCGAGGATGCGGGCTGCGCCGGATTGATGGTCCTGCCCCCGTATGTCTATTCCAGCGACTGGCGCGAGATGAAGGCGCACATGTCCGCGGTGCTCCGCGCGACCAAGCTGCCGTGCCTGCTCTACAACAACCCCGTCGCGTACAAGACGGACTTCACCCCCGCGCAGCTCGCGGAGTTGGCCGCCGAGCACGACAACGCCGTCGCCGTGAAGGAGTCCTCCACCGATGCCCGCCGCGTCACCGGCATCCGCGCGCTGCTCGGAGACCGTCTGGCCCTGGGCGTGGGCGTGGATGACTGCCTCGTCGAAGGTGTCGAGGCGGGCGCGCGCTTCTGGGTGGCCGGTCTGGTGAACGCGTTCCCCGCCGAGTCGGTCCGCCTGCTCGAGCTGTCCCTCGCCGGGAAGAAGAAGGAGGCCTTCGAGTTGTACCGCTGGTTCCTGCCGCTCTTGCGGCTGGACACCGTCCCCAAGTTCGTCCAGCTCATCAAGCTGGTGCAGCAGGAGGTCGGCTGGGGCCACGAGCGCGTGCGCGGCCCTCGCATGGAACTGGTGGGCGCCGAGCGCGAGGAGTGTCTGCGCGTGCTGCGCGAGGCCCTGGCGAACCGGCCCTCGCTGTAG
- a CDS encoding FAD/NAD(P)-binding oxidoreductase codes for MRETCDLVVIGAGPGGLASASVAAEAGLKVLVLDAQPEPGGQVWRGEARKGSNRLARRWLQRFSASGARFRPGARVIAAPEPGVLLVEEGASSFAVRYGRAVLATGARERFLPFPGWTLPGVMGVSGLQVLVKDGFPIQGKRVVLAGTGPLLLAAAATIHAHGGEVLFIAEQASAASHWAFALQLWRHPSKLLQGAALTARLVGVPTSTEAWVLAAEGEGRVESVRLSVRGREEHLSCDYLGAAYGLVPNLELPRLLGCAVSDGAVVVNEQLETRVPGVHAVGELLGIGGVDQALVTGELAGLVAAQRPIPSALERSLQGIRTFAAHLARHDTPREELRRLATPDTLLCRCEDVPLSALEGCTNLREARLYARLGMGACQGRTCGAAAQTLFGWSGEDVRPPCLPARIGSLRIPPDVSSTHTRES; via the coding sequence ATGCGTGAGACCTGCGACCTGGTGGTCATCGGCGCGGGTCCCGGGGGACTGGCCTCCGCGAGCGTCGCGGCCGAGGCGGGGCTCAAGGTGCTCGTGCTGGACGCTCAGCCCGAGCCCGGAGGACAGGTGTGGCGCGGTGAAGCACGCAAGGGCTCCAACCGCCTCGCGCGCCGCTGGCTCCAGAGATTCTCCGCGTCCGGTGCCCGCTTCCGTCCGGGGGCTCGAGTCATCGCGGCGCCCGAGCCCGGTGTGCTCCTGGTCGAAGAAGGCGCGTCCTCCTTCGCCGTGCGCTACGGCCGCGCGGTCCTCGCGACCGGTGCCCGTGAGCGCTTCCTCCCGTTCCCCGGGTGGACTCTTCCTGGTGTCATGGGTGTCAGCGGGCTCCAGGTGCTCGTGAAGGATGGCTTCCCCATCCAGGGCAAGCGCGTGGTGCTCGCGGGCACGGGACCCTTGCTCCTCGCCGCCGCCGCCACGATTCACGCGCATGGAGGCGAGGTCCTCTTCATCGCCGAGCAGGCCTCCGCCGCGAGTCACTGGGCCTTCGCCCTTCAGCTCTGGCGCCATCCCTCGAAGCTGCTCCAGGGCGCTGCCCTCACGGCTCGACTGGTCGGCGTCCCCACGTCGACCGAGGCGTGGGTCCTCGCCGCCGAAGGCGAGGGGCGCGTCGAGTCCGTCCGCCTGTCCGTGCGCGGCCGTGAAGAACACCTGAGTTGTGACTACCTGGGCGCGGCCTACGGGCTCGTGCCGAACCTCGAGCTGCCTCGTCTCCTCGGCTGCGCGGTGTCCGACGGCGCGGTCGTCGTGAACGAGCAACTGGAGACACGTGTCCCCGGAGTCCACGCCGTGGGCGAGTTGCTCGGCATCGGCGGCGTGGACCAGGCGCTCGTCACGGGAGAGCTGGCCGGGCTCGTCGCCGCGCAGCGGCCCATTCCGTCCGCGTTGGAGCGCTCGCTTCAAGGCATCCGCACCTTCGCCGCGCACCTCGCCCGGCATGACACACCTCGCGAGGAGCTGCGGCGGCTGGCCACTCCCGACACGCTGCTGTGCCGCTGCGAGGACGTGCCCCTGTCCGCGCTGGAGGGTTGCACCAACCTCCGCGAGGCCCGGCTCTATGCGCGCCTGGGCATGGGCGCGTGTCAGGGCCGCACCTGTGGCGCGGCGGCGCAGACCCTCTTCGGGTGGTCGGGCGAGGACGTGCGTCCGCCTTGCCTCCCCGCTCGCATCGGCAGTCTTCGAATCCCCCCGGACGTTTCCTCTACCCACACGAGAGAATCATGA
- a CDS encoding (2Fe-2S)-binding protein has product MRDASSKKAAAPVTLRINGQAVTVPSGTSVAAALAMTGRFISRADLSGRPRGPMCGMGVCFECRATIDGVAETLTCLVPCRDDLEVVTDG; this is encoded by the coding sequence ATGCGTGACGCCTCATCGAAGAAGGCCGCGGCGCCCGTCACGCTGCGCATCAACGGACAGGCCGTCACCGTTCCCTCGGGGACGTCAGTGGCCGCCGCGCTCGCGATGACGGGCCGGTTCATCAGCCGCGCGGACTTGAGCGGACGTCCTCGCGGACCGATGTGTGGCATGGGCGTCTGCTTCGAGTGCCGCGCCACCATCGACGGTGTCGCCGAGACGCTGACGTGCCTTGTCCCCTGCCGAGACGACCTCGAGGTGGTGACCGATGGATAG
- a CDS encoding FAD-dependent oxidoreductase yields the protein MSAFDCVIVGGGIVGAALADALSAGGLSVALVEARSIGAGTTACGMGHLVAMDDNAAELALTSWSVSLWRELRDGLPRTVEYDACGTLWLAADDEEMAAVHAKVTNYRAAGIRAEVLDSSALYEAEPSLAPGLVGALLVPDDAVLYPPVAARTFALRAQARGARLMTGCPVRELRPGGVVLANGEVLSAGKVVLAAGVASPSLCPELPITPRKGHLLITGRGAPVVHHQLVELGYLKSAHGTEGASVAFNAQPRVTGQLLLGSSRQPGEGSREVDAAILERMLKRAAVFLPGLDGLQALRVWTGLRPASPDGLPLLGTHPEKPWLWLACGHEGLGITTATGSARLVADQMLGRVSAIDPRPYSPSRFLATSSREVAHA from the coding sequence ATGAGCGCGTTCGACTGCGTCATCGTGGGCGGTGGAATCGTCGGCGCGGCGCTCGCGGATGCGCTCAGCGCTGGAGGACTGTCCGTGGCGCTGGTCGAAGCCCGCTCCATCGGCGCGGGGACCACCGCGTGCGGGATGGGGCACCTGGTCGCCATGGATGACAACGCGGCGGAGCTCGCGCTCACGTCGTGGTCCGTCTCGCTCTGGCGCGAGCTGAGGGACGGACTGCCGCGCACCGTCGAGTACGACGCGTGCGGCACCCTCTGGCTGGCCGCGGATGACGAGGAGATGGCCGCCGTCCACGCGAAGGTGACCAACTATCGCGCCGCCGGGATTCGCGCCGAGGTCCTCGACAGCTCGGCGCTGTATGAGGCGGAGCCCTCGCTGGCCCCGGGGCTCGTCGGGGCCTTGCTGGTTCCGGATGATGCCGTGCTGTATCCGCCCGTCGCCGCGCGGACCTTCGCGCTGCGTGCGCAGGCTCGTGGTGCCCGGTTGATGACCGGATGTCCGGTGCGTGAGCTGCGACCGGGTGGAGTGGTGCTCGCGAATGGAGAGGTGCTCTCGGCGGGGAAGGTGGTGCTCGCGGCGGGCGTGGCCAGTCCTTCGCTTTGCCCGGAGCTCCCGATTACGCCTCGGAAGGGACACCTGCTCATCACCGGTCGGGGTGCTCCGGTGGTGCATCACCAGCTCGTGGAGCTGGGATACCTCAAGAGCGCGCATGGCACCGAAGGGGCGTCCGTGGCGTTCAATGCGCAGCCTCGGGTCACGGGGCAGCTCCTCCTGGGGTCCTCGCGACAGCCCGGGGAGGGGAGTCGAGAGGTGGACGCCGCCATCCTCGAGCGCATGCTGAAGCGCGCCGCGGTATTCCTCCCGGGCTTGGATGGGCTGCAGGCGCTGCGCGTGTGGACGGGCCTGCGTCCCGCGTCGCCAGATGGTTTGCCATTGCTAGGCACTCATCCGGAGAAGCCCTGGCTGTGGCTGGCGTGTGGCCATGAGGGGCTCGGCATCACCACCGCGACGGGCAGCGCGCGGCTGGTCGCGGACCAGATGCTCGGACGGGTGAGCGCCATCGATCCGCGTCCCTATTCACCCTCGCGTTTCCTGGCGACGTCTTCCCGTGAGGTCGCCCATGCGTGA
- a CDS encoding proline racemase family protein, giving the protein MRRIRVIDSHTGGEPTRVVTDGGPELGAGDLASLRERFRERFDDFRKAIVCEPRGSDVMVGALLCPPSSPASVAGIIFFNNVGYLGMCGHGTIGVVKTLEYLGRIGPGVHSLDTPVGPVRATLHPDGRVSIANVPSYRYAHDVAVSVPGHGEVRGDVAWGGNWFFLSRATQIPLEPKHIPALLAYTSAIKQALVDQGITGEGGAEIDHVELYSKSPNPGVNARNFVLCPGLAYDRSPCGTGTSAKVACLAAENVLAEGETWVQESIIGSRFEARYVREGERIRPTITGTASVNAEATLLVDPADPFAWGIG; this is encoded by the coding sequence ATGCGGCGCATTCGTGTCATCGACAGTCATACTGGTGGAGAGCCCACGCGAGTGGTGACGGACGGAGGCCCGGAGCTGGGAGCGGGCGACCTGGCGAGCCTTCGCGAACGTTTCCGAGAGCGCTTCGACGACTTCCGCAAGGCCATCGTCTGTGAGCCTCGCGGCTCGGACGTCATGGTGGGCGCGCTTCTCTGTCCGCCCTCCAGCCCCGCGAGCGTCGCGGGCATCATCTTCTTCAACAACGTGGGCTACCTGGGCATGTGTGGCCACGGCACCATCGGCGTGGTGAAGACACTGGAGTACCTGGGGCGCATCGGCCCGGGTGTCCATTCACTCGACACACCCGTGGGGCCGGTGAGGGCCACCCTGCACCCGGATGGGCGCGTCAGCATCGCCAACGTCCCCAGCTACCGGTACGCGCATGACGTCGCCGTCTCCGTGCCCGGTCATGGCGAGGTCCGGGGTGATGTCGCCTGGGGCGGCAACTGGTTCTTCCTCTCCCGCGCGACGCAGATTCCCCTGGAACCGAAGCACATCCCGGCGCTGCTCGCGTACACGTCCGCCATCAAGCAGGCGCTCGTGGACCAGGGCATCACCGGCGAGGGCGGCGCCGAGATTGACCACGTGGAGCTGTACTCCAAGTCTCCGAACCCGGGCGTGAATGCCCGCAACTTCGTCCTGTGTCCCGGGCTGGCCTATGACCGGTCCCCTTGCGGCACGGGGACGAGCGCCAAGGTGGCGTGCCTCGCGGCGGAGAACGTGCTCGCGGAGGGCGAGACCTGGGTGCAGGAGAGCATCATCGGCAGCCGCTTCGAGGCGCGCTACGTCCGCGAGGGTGAGCGCATCCGCCCGACGATTACGGGCACGGCCTCGGTGAACGCGGAGGCCACGTTGCTGGTGGACCCGGCGGACCCGTTCGCGTGGGGCATCGGATGA